Proteins found in one Methanospirillum hungatei JF-1 genomic segment:
- a CDS encoding 30S ribosomal protein S5, which translates to MAFDKSEWVPLTGLGRMVQAGEIKSIDEILSSGKPIKEPEIVDAFLPDLVDEVLDINMVQRMTDSGRRVKFRAVVVVGNRDGYIGFGQGKDAQVGDAIKKAIVSAKINLVKVRRGCGSWECGCSNPHSIPMLVTGDAGSVRVTLRPAPQGIGLVTGDIGKKVLELAGIRDVWAQTQGQTRTTINYAKATFNALKATNMIRLGGME; encoded by the coding sequence ATGGCATTTGACAAGTCAGAATGGGTGCCCCTGACCGGCCTTGGACGTATGGTTCAGGCAGGGGAGATAAAGAGTATTGACGAGATACTCAGCAGCGGGAAACCCATCAAGGAACCTGAGATCGTTGATGCATTCCTCCCGGACCTCGTCGATGAGGTGCTCGACATCAATATGGTACAGCGGATGACCGACTCTGGTCGCCGGGTAAAATTCAGAGCAGTTGTGGTTGTCGGAAACCGCGACGGATACATCGGATTCGGACAGGGAAAAGACGCTCAGGTCGGTGATGCCATTAAGAAGGCCATCGTAAGCGCCAAAATCAACCTGGTTAAAGTCCGCCGTGGCTGTGGTTCATGGGAATGTGGATGCAGCAATCCGCACTCAATTCCGATGCTGGTCACCGGCGATGCTGGTAGTGTCCGTGTCACACTCCGTCCGGCACCACAGGGTATCGGCCTTGTTACCGGAGATATCGGTAAGAAAGTGCTTGAACTTGCAGGTATCCGTGATGTCTGGGCACAGACCCAGGGACAGACCCGGACAACCATCAATTATGCAAAGGCAACCTTCAATGCACTGAAAGCAACGAATATGATTCGTCTTGGGGGAATGGAGTGA
- a CDS encoding uL15m family ribosomal protein, whose product MPVNKRSKYRGSRTCGGGTHKNRRGAGNRGGRGRGGSRDHKFVRGVVHANWTYGTCGFKHHHRTSMTGNVLDIGQIDQILPSLLEQGTATRDGDAIVLNAADIGIEKVLGGGQVTSKMNITAEAFSQSAIQKIEAKGGHALLS is encoded by the coding sequence ATGCCAGTAAATAAGCGTTCCAAGTACCGGGGTTCCAGAACCTGTGGTGGTGGAACCCACAAAAACCGCCGTGGAGCAGGAAACCGTGGTGGCCGTGGAAGAGGAGGAAGCAGAGATCACAAGTTTGTCCGTGGAGTCGTCCATGCAAACTGGACCTATGGTACCTGTGGATTTAAGCACCATCACCGGACATCCATGACCGGAAATGTTCTGGATATCGGCCAGATTGATCAGATTCTCCCGTCACTTCTTGAGCAGGGGACAGCAACCCGGGACGGCGATGCAATCGTTCTCAATGCAGCAGATATAGGAATTGAGAAGGTTCTTGGTGGTGGTCAGGTCACCAGCAAGATGAATATTACTGCAGAGGCGTTCTCCCAGTCTGCGATCCAGAAGATCGAGGCGAAGGGCGGTCACGCCCTGCTCTCCTGA
- the secY gene encoding preprotein translocase subunit SecY: MGEILDRMEPILAKMPAVKTPEGHVHFKNKLAWTAAILILYFALTNIPVFGLSPESQDMFQYFRALLAGSSGSIVHLGIGPIVTASIVLQLLKGADLIHIDTSEIRGQIQYMGLQKLMIFIMIVVEALPMIVGGFLKPDPAIASALFGGNSGVLAILIFIQICIGGVLIFLMDEVVTKWGIGSGVGLFIIAGISEAIINGFINWAPVNDMYPVGFFPRLFAVVLDGANFIQYFGTDLIAFITTIAIFILIVYVESTRVEIPLAHTQVRGARARFPVKLIYASVLPMILVRVLQANVQMIGLFLNNIGITIFGTFEGQTPTGGLMWYLAPINHPSDWMWWMPSYVGGHAPWEVLIRLGIDTTIMVVGGAIFALFWVKTAGLDSKAVARQIQLSGMSIPGYRRNPAVLEKVLDRYIPRVTVIGGVFIGIMSVVANLFGVIGAVSGTGLLLTVSITYRLYEQIASEQIMEMYPFMRTFFGKE, from the coding sequence ATGGGTGAGATACTCGACCGGATGGAGCCAATTCTGGCCAAAATGCCGGCAGTCAAAACGCCAGAAGGCCATGTTCATTTTAAGAACAAACTTGCCTGGACAGCAGCAATTTTAATTTTATATTTTGCTCTCACGAATATTCCTGTTTTCGGGCTTTCTCCTGAATCACAGGATATGTTCCAGTACTTCCGTGCTCTGCTTGCCGGTTCAAGCGGTTCGATTGTCCACTTAGGAATCGGTCCTATTGTTACCGCTTCAATCGTTCTTCAGCTCCTCAAAGGTGCTGACCTTATTCACATTGACACTTCAGAAATCAGGGGCCAGATCCAGTACATGGGTCTTCAGAAACTCATGATTTTCATCATGATCGTGGTTGAAGCCCTGCCCATGATCGTCGGAGGATTCTTAAAACCTGACCCGGCTATCGCTTCGGCATTATTCGGAGGGAACAGCGGGGTTTTAGCGATCCTCATCTTTATACAGATATGTATTGGTGGTGTCCTCATCTTCCTGATGGATGAAGTGGTTACCAAATGGGGTATCGGCTCTGGTGTCGGACTGTTCATCATAGCCGGTATCTCTGAAGCAATCATTAACGGGTTCATAAACTGGGCTCCTGTGAATGATATGTATCCGGTCGGATTTTTCCCCCGACTGTTTGCAGTCGTCCTTGACGGGGCGAATTTCATCCAGTACTTCGGAACCGATCTCATAGCATTCATCACTACCATTGCAATCTTCATTCTGATTGTGTATGTGGAATCCACCAGGGTTGAGATCCCTCTCGCACACACCCAGGTTCGTGGTGCCAGGGCCCGGTTCCCGGTCAAACTCATCTACGCCAGTGTGCTTCCGATGATTCTTGTCCGTGTTCTGCAGGCCAACGTACAGATGATTGGATTATTCCTGAACAATATCGGTATTACTATCTTCGGAACCTTTGAAGGTCAGACTCCGACTGGTGGCCTGATGTGGTATCTTGCCCCGATCAATCATCCGTCTGACTGGATGTGGTGGATGCCAAGTTATGTCGGTGGGCATGCTCCATGGGAAGTTCTGATAAGACTTGGTATTGATACCACCATTATGGTCGTCGGAGGAGCTATCTTCGCTCTGTTCTGGGTGAAGACTGCAGGTCTTGACTCAAAGGCAGTTGCCCGTCAGATTCAGCTCTCCGGAATGTCCATCCCCGGATACCGGAGAAACCCGGCTGTTCTTGAGAAGGTTCTTGACCGGTATATTCCCCGTGTAACGGTTATTGGTGGGGTTTTTATTGGAATAATGTCGGTAGTAGCCAACCTCTTTGGTGTGATAGGTGCTGTTTCCGGTACCGGTCTGCTGCTTACCGTTTCAATTACCTATCGGCTCTACGAACAGATCGCCAGTGAACAGATCATGGAGATGTATCCGTTTATGCGAACATTCTTTGGTAAGGAATAA
- a CDS encoding 50S ribosomal protein L30, translated as MYAVVQVRGTVKTRREIKDTLKMLRLHHINHCVLIPDTPAYVGMIRKVKDFIAYGEVDAKTLEELLVNRGRLVGDIRLTDEYVKENSQYSGISDFAAALAGGQARLTDVPGLKPVLRLHPPRKGYKTTKRTVQQGGSLGYHGENINDLLYKMR; from the coding sequence ATGTATGCGGTTGTACAGGTCCGCGGAACGGTCAAGACCCGTCGTGAGATCAAAGACACGCTCAAGATGCTCCGTCTGCATCACATCAACCATTGTGTTCTGATCCCTGACACCCCGGCATACGTTGGTATGATCCGGAAAGTCAAGGATTTCATTGCATATGGTGAAGTGGATGCAAAAACCCTTGAGGAGCTGCTTGTAAACCGTGGACGTCTTGTCGGAGATATTCGTCTTACCGATGAGTATGTCAAGGAAAATTCCCAGTACAGTGGAATTTCAGACTTTGCAGCAGCACTTGCCGGTGGGCAGGCACGACTGACCGATGTTCCGGGTCTCAAACCGGTACTCCGTCTTCACCCGCCACGGAAGGGGTATAAGACCACGAAGAGGACTGTCCAGCAGGGTGGTTCGCTGGGCTATCACGGGGAGAATATCAATGATCTCCTCTATAAAATGAGGTAA